The following are encoded in a window of Mangifera indica cultivar Alphonso unplaced genomic scaffold, CATAS_Mindica_2.1 Un_0008, whole genome shotgun sequence genomic DNA:
- the LOC123205571 gene encoding plant cysteine oxidase 1-like encodes MERSKVQVLYDACNAVFSQKKLPSFQQIQWLKSILDLFEAVDVGIDEFSLHGRSIKGLVCGQAVSEITYIHIHECDSFSIGVFCFPAGVTFPLHDHPGMTVLSKLLYGSLYVKAYDWVKVQKSSCRINGIAGMVVDAILNAPCEPSILFPKSGGNIHSFTALTPCAILDVLSPPYSEERPSTYFSDFPIPSLPGYAILEEIDIPQDLVVSGAPYLGPPVDFGDDETEMLV; translated from the exons ATGGAAAGAAGCAAAGTGCAAGTGCTTTACGATGCCTGTAATGCTGTGTTTTCTCAGAAGAAACTTCCAAGTTTCCAACAGATTCAATGGCTGAAAAGCATCCTAG ATTTATTTGAAGCTGTTGATGTTGGGATAGATGAATTTAGCTTGCATGGACGGAGCATCAAGGGACTGGTTTGTGGGCAAGCAGTCTCTGAAATTACCTACATTCACATTCACGAGTGTGACAGTTTCTCt ATAGGCGTATTTTGCTTCCCAGCAGGTGTGACTTTTCCCCTTCATGATCACCCGGGCATGACTGTTCTAAGCAAACTTCTGTATGGATCCCTTTACGTCAAAGCCTACGATTGGGTGAAGGTGCAGAAATCAAGCTGCCGAATAA ATGGAATAGCAGGCATGGTGGTAGATGCAATATTGAATGCACCATGTGAACCATCTATCCTGTTTCCGAAAAGCGGTGGAAACATTCATTCGTTTACTGCCTTGACTCCCTGTGCAATATTGGATGTTTTATCTCCACCATACTCTGAAGAAAGGCCTTCCACTTACTTTTCTGACTTTCCGATTCCCTCTCTTCCCG GTTATGCAATACTTGAGGAAATAGATATACCCCAAGACCTAGTTGTTTCTGGAGCACCATACCTTGGCCCTCCAGTTGATTTCGGAGACGATGAAACCGAAATGTTGGTGTGA